A window of the Chelonoidis abingdonii isolate Lonesome George chromosome 19, CheloAbing_2.0, whole genome shotgun sequence genome harbors these coding sequences:
- the THAP11 gene encoding THAP domain-containing protein 11, with amino-acid sequence MPGFTCCVPGCYNNSHRDKALHFYTFPKDAELRRLWLKNVSRAGVSGCFSTFQPTTGHRVCSEHFPGGRKSYLVRVPTIFPLRGVNERKGARARRARGCCWPARRREPQPGRPAGPRREAIDLTCRWSRGPEAPARLGGEEGAAEGGPADHSYSLSSGTTAEELLRKLNEQRDIIALLQVKMKEMKGSIRRLRLAEAQLREEIREKDRLLHAASAGARKRPGL; translated from the coding sequence ATGCCGGGCTTCACGTGCTGCGTGCCGGGCTGCTACAACAACTCGCACCGCGACAAGGCGCTGCACTTCTACACCTTCCCCAAGGACGCCGAGCTGCGGCGCCTCTGGCTGAAGAACGTCTCGCGCGCCGGCGTCAGCGGCTGCTTCAGCACCTTCCAGCCCACCACGGGCCACCGCGTGTGCAGCGAGCACTTCCCGGGCGGCCGCAAGTCCTACCTGGTGCGCGTGCCCACCATCTTCCCGCTGCGCGGCGTCAACGAGCGCAAGGGGGCCCGCGCGCGCCGCGCCCGCGGCTGCTGCTGGCCTGCCCGCCGGCGTGAGCCGCAGCCCGGCCGGCCCGCCGGCCCGAGGCGTGAAGCCATCGACCTCACGTGCAGGTGGAGTCGGGGGCCCGAGGCGCCGGCGCGCCTGGGGGGCGAGGAGGGCGCGGCCGAGGGCGGCCCCGCGGACCACTCGTACTCGCTGTCGTCGGGCACCACGGCCGAGGAGCTGCTGCGCAAGCTGAACGAGCAGCGGGACATCATCGCCCTGCTGCAGGTGAAGATGAAGGAGATGAAGGGCAGCATCCGCCGCCTGCGCCTGGCCGAGGCCCAGCTCCGCGAGGAGATCCGCGAGAAGGACCGGCTGCTGCACGCCGCCAGCGCCGGGGCCCGCAAGCGGCCCGGCCTCTGA